One Ailuropoda melanoleuca isolate Jingjing chromosome 14, ASM200744v2, whole genome shotgun sequence DNA segment encodes these proteins:
- the FCF1 gene encoding rRNA-processing protein FCF1 homolog produces the protein MGKQKKARKYATMKRMLSLRDQRLKEKDRLKPKKKEKKDPSALKEREVPQHPSCLFFQYNTQLGPPYHILVDTNFINFSIKAKLDLVQSMMDCLYAKCIPCITDCVMAEIEKLGQKYRVALRIAKDPRFERLPCTHKGTYADDCLVQRVTQHKCYIVATVDRDLKRRIRKIPGVPIMYISNHRYNIERMPDDYGAPRF, from the exons ATG gggaagcaaaagaaagcaagaaaatatgcGACCATGAAGCGAATGCTTAGTCTCCGAGATCAGAGGCT taaAGAAAAGGATAGattaaaacctaaaaagaaagaaaagaaagatcccAGTGCACTCAAGGAAAGAGAAGT CCCCCAACATCCTTCCTGCTTATTCTTCCAATATAACACACAGCTGGGCCCACCTTACCACATCCTGGTTGATACCAACTTTATCAACTTTTCCATTAAAGCCAAACTTGACTTAGTACAGTCAATGATGGACTGTCTATATGCCAAGT gtATCCCTTGTATAACTGACTGTGTAATGGCTGAAATTGAGAAACTGGGGCAAAAGTATCGAGTGGCTCTAAG GATTGCCAAGGATCCAAGATTTGAACGATTACCATGCACACACAAAGGAACCTATGCAGATGACTGCTTAGTACAGAGAGTAACTCAG CACAAGTGTTACATTGTGGCCACAGTTGACCGGGACCTTAAACGAAGGATCCGGAAGATCCCTGGAGTTCCCATCATGTACATTTCTAACCATAG GTACAACATCGAGCGGATGCCAGATGATTATGGAGCCCCTCGGTTCTAA